A section of the Pseudovibrio sp. M1P-2-3 genome encodes:
- the secD gene encoding protein translocase subunit SecD: MLYFARWKIILISLVVLSGVLATLPNFFPQSVVQSWPDWLPKKQVVLGLDLQGGAYLLYEIDEADYKNKQLRTLTGSVRNALRDKPRIGYTGLSAKGDSVQVRIRDAARIDEAQQRLSGLLNPLNTGVFAGQPVNEYQLEDLGDGLFRFTFTEDGLNQRLSSVVKQSIEVIRRRVDELGTTEPSIQRQGSDRILVEAPGESNPQRLKDLIGQTAQLTFHLVDYAMSPTQALQSRPPAGTEVVYGTDGQTPYLLDSTPLLTGEDLQDAQVSFDQRTNEPVVSFRFNTAGARTFADVTRKNVNKQFAIVLDNEVITAPSINEPITGGSGQISGNFTVQSADDLAVLMRAGALPARLNVLEERSIGPGLGQDSIDAGKFASVVAAVLVIIFMIAAYGSFGVIANLALITNVFLLFGALTTLQATLTLPGIAGIVLTIGMAVDANVLIFERIREEKRAGRSAIGAIDAGYSRALGTILDANITTLIVAVILFMIGSGPVKGFAVTLMIGIFSTVFSAFTVSRFLISVWVRRRKMTQLPI; the protein is encoded by the coding sequence ATGCTGTATTTTGCACGTTGGAAGATCATCCTGATCTCCCTCGTAGTTTTAAGTGGTGTGCTAGCAACACTTCCAAACTTCTTTCCCCAATCCGTTGTCCAATCTTGGCCGGACTGGTTACCTAAGAAACAAGTGGTTCTAGGGTTGGACCTTCAAGGCGGTGCTTATCTGCTGTATGAGATTGATGAGGCAGATTACAAGAACAAGCAGTTACGTACGTTGACAGGCAGCGTTCGTAATGCGTTGCGTGACAAGCCTCGCATTGGGTATACGGGGCTTAGTGCCAAAGGGGATAGCGTTCAGGTTCGCATTCGTGATGCTGCCCGTATTGATGAAGCGCAACAGCGTCTTTCTGGTTTGCTTAATCCGCTAAATACGGGAGTTTTTGCTGGGCAGCCCGTTAATGAGTATCAACTGGAAGACTTGGGAGACGGACTTTTCCGCTTCACATTCACAGAGGATGGCTTAAATCAGCGCCTTTCATCCGTTGTAAAACAATCTATCGAAGTGATCCGACGCCGCGTGGACGAGCTCGGAACGACAGAGCCTAGTATCCAACGGCAAGGCAGTGATCGGATTTTGGTGGAGGCTCCAGGTGAAAGTAATCCTCAAAGACTCAAAGATCTAATCGGGCAGACAGCTCAGTTGACGTTCCATTTGGTTGACTATGCTATGTCTCCCACGCAAGCACTCCAAAGTAGGCCACCGGCAGGAACGGAAGTGGTTTATGGCACGGACGGTCAAACACCCTATTTACTGGATTCTACACCTTTGCTAACTGGAGAAGACCTTCAGGATGCTCAGGTAAGCTTTGACCAGCGCACAAATGAACCGGTGGTGAGCTTTCGCTTTAATACGGCAGGAGCAAGGACTTTTGCTGATGTCACGCGGAAAAATGTAAACAAGCAATTTGCAATTGTTTTGGATAATGAGGTTATTACAGCACCCTCTATTAATGAGCCAATTACTGGCGGCTCAGGTCAAATATCGGGAAACTTTACAGTTCAATCAGCCGATGATCTTGCCGTTCTCATGCGTGCCGGTGCCTTACCTGCCCGTTTGAATGTATTGGAGGAGCGGTCTATTGGTCCGGGTCTCGGTCAAGATTCAATTGATGCCGGTAAGTTTGCCTCCGTAGTTGCTGCAGTTCTAGTTATTATCTTCATGATTGCCGCTTATGGCAGCTTTGGCGTGATTGCAAACCTCGCTCTAATAACAAACGTGTTTTTGTTGTTTGGGGCGCTGACGACATTGCAGGCAACCCTCACACTTCCAGGTATTGCTGGGATTGTTCTAACTATTGGTATGGCTGTTGATGCCAATGTTTTGATTTTCGAACGAATTCGTGAAGAAAAGCGGGCAGGGCGTTCTGCAATTGGTGCCATCGACGCTGGCTACAGCCGGGCACTGGGGACAATCCTTGATGCAAATATCACTACATTGATTGTAGCTGTTATTTTGTTCATGATTGGTTCTGGCCCTGTAAAAGGCTTCGCAGTGACCTTGATGATCGGTATCTTCTCTACTGTTTTCTCGGCATTTACGGTTTCCCGTTTCTTGATTTCAGTTTGGGTGCGCCGTCGTAAAATGACACAACTACCGATTTAA
- the yajC gene encoding preprotein translocase subunit YajC, with protein MFITPAFAQSAAGSSDPTTMVMQFLPFVLIFVIMWFLIIRPQRQRAKSHQEMVNNVRRGDTVVTSGGLIGKVSKVVDESEVQVEISEGTRIRLVRSMIQEVRSKTEPVKEGK; from the coding sequence ATGTTTATCACACCTGCGTTCGCGCAATCTGCTGCTGGAAGCAGTGACCCGACTACAATGGTTATGCAGTTTTTGCCATTTGTCCTGATTTTTGTGATCATGTGGTTTTTAATCATCCGTCCACAACGTCAGCGGGCGAAGAGCCATCAAGAGATGGTTAATAATGTTCGCCGCGGCGATACTGTTGTCACCTCAGGTGGACTAATTGGTAAAGTTTCCAAAGTCGTAGACGAGAGTGAAGTGCAGGTTGAAATTTCAGAGGGCACTCGCATTCGCCTCGTACGCTCCATGATTCAAGAAGTCAGGTCTAAAACTGAACCTGTAAAAGAAGGCAAGTAA
- a CDS encoding ATP-binding protein, with the protein MTSPLQSDKTFKELITKLNKLVDLAILALPTKPKAPIFSECNAFLWMKSDHSLKSIPNVNQTPIDLLCAVEHCKTQLLANTTRFANGYSANNVLLWGARGMGKSSLIKACHTHINQTLSCSSTNQLLKLVEIHREDIEDLPILMDLLRSSPYRFIVFCDDLSFDGEDSSYKSLKAALEGGIEGRPENVLFYATSNRRHLIPRDMIENERSTAIHPSEAIEEKISLSDRFGLWIGFHNCSQEDYLQMVSTYANHFGLDYDASALKQEALEWSITRGSRSGRVAWQFIQDLAGRLEVKL; encoded by the coding sequence ATGACCAGCCCCTTGCAATCAGATAAAACGTTTAAAGAGCTTATTACAAAGCTGAATAAACTGGTGGATTTAGCAATACTGGCTTTACCCACTAAACCCAAGGCTCCAATATTTTCCGAATGCAATGCCTTTTTGTGGATGAAATCAGATCATTCTCTGAAAAGCATTCCAAATGTTAATCAAACTCCTATTGACCTCTTATGTGCAGTAGAGCACTGCAAAACGCAGCTTTTAGCCAACACCACGCGCTTTGCAAACGGATATTCAGCTAATAATGTTTTACTTTGGGGCGCCAGAGGCATGGGGAAATCCTCCCTAATTAAAGCGTGCCATACCCATATAAATCAAACACTCTCGTGCTCTTCCACTAACCAGCTTTTAAAGCTGGTGGAAATTCACCGTGAGGATATTGAGGACCTTCCAATTCTCATGGACCTTCTTCGCTCATCACCCTATCGGTTTATAGTTTTTTGCGATGACCTGTCTTTCGATGGTGAAGATAGTAGTTACAAAAGCCTGAAAGCCGCGTTGGAAGGCGGAATTGAAGGGCGACCAGAGAATGTCCTATTCTATGCGACATCAAATCGACGTCACCTTATTCCACGTGACATGATCGAAAATGAACGCTCAACCGCCATTCATCCCTCAGAGGCTATTGAGGAAAAAATCTCCCTTTCAGACCGTTTTGGCCTATGGATTGGTTTTCATAACTGTTCACAGGAAGATTATCTCCAAATGGTCTCCACTTACGCCAACCATTTTGGCCTAGACTATGATGCATCCGCCCTGAAACAGGAAGCGTTAGAGTGGTCAATTACCCGCGGTTCACGTTCAGGGCGCGTGGCATGGCAGTTTATTCAGGACCTTGCTGGTCGCTTGGAAGTAAAACTTTAA
- a CDS encoding peptidoglycan DD-metalloendopeptidase family protein has product MDESTQLSYAPVERTALNPLAGDRVPARLTKSPQQNSGWTSVGGQTVRVGPEENVYTLSYKYNVPVDALMMVNRVTVPSAIQPNDTIVIPVRAEPKAPVYNANSEGRVVRNAPHIPKTASAPLQAQILPEQTKSSANEVDVAVVTLPPAPIGGARPIVTDSIPQTTPVYVRPAAVQTKQLPVYDGLRQNAVRITPSAKPKKQVSLGTQQLAFVSLLPQPKSISYDTSPIIAVPVSEVTQTTAPTPLATHSTPEVIVTEKPQSETVKEVVVASIEPKAPILAQEAKKSEDLNTTNTSKGEKYFRWPVRGRIISEFGPKPGGSKNDGINLAVPEGTQVKAVEAGSIVYAGNELKGFGNLILIRHADGWVSAYAHNKDLSVRRGDIVKRGQVIATTGATGSVTQPQLHFELRKDNRPVDPMLHLPQS; this is encoded by the coding sequence ATGGATGAAAGTACGCAGTTGAGTTACGCCCCTGTTGAAAGAACAGCGTTGAATCCTCTCGCAGGAGATAGAGTTCCGGCGCGTCTCACTAAATCGCCTCAACAGAATTCCGGCTGGACCTCTGTTGGAGGCCAGACTGTGCGGGTTGGGCCGGAAGAGAACGTTTATACTCTCTCCTATAAATATAACGTGCCTGTTGATGCTTTAATGATGGTGAACAGGGTAACAGTTCCGTCCGCAATTCAACCAAATGATACGATAGTCATTCCAGTGCGAGCAGAGCCTAAGGCGCCTGTTTATAACGCAAATTCCGAGGGGAGGGTCGTTCGAAATGCACCACATATCCCCAAAACAGCGTCAGCACCGCTCCAAGCTCAAATTTTGCCAGAACAAACCAAAAGTAGCGCGAATGAAGTTGACGTTGCTGTTGTAACCTTACCGCCAGCACCTATTGGCGGTGCTCGGCCAATTGTTACTGACAGTATACCCCAAACAACACCGGTTTATGTTCGCCCAGCAGCAGTACAGACGAAGCAACTGCCAGTTTATGACGGACTGAGGCAAAATGCTGTTCGCATTACTCCCAGCGCCAAACCGAAAAAACAGGTCTCGCTAGGCACACAGCAACTTGCCTTTGTTAGCCTGCTGCCGCAGCCAAAGAGTATCTCCTATGATACCAGTCCAATTATAGCAGTGCCTGTTTCTGAAGTAACTCAAACTACGGCCCCAACTCCACTGGCAACGCACAGTACTCCTGAAGTTATCGTTACTGAGAAACCTCAAAGCGAGACTGTAAAAGAGGTTGTAGTTGCCTCAATCGAACCTAAAGCTCCTATCTTGGCTCAAGAAGCTAAGAAAAGTGAAGATTTGAATACCACTAATACCTCCAAAGGGGAGAAGTACTTCCGCTGGCCGGTGAGGGGCCGGATCATATCTGAGTTTGGACCCAAACCTGGAGGATCGAAGAATGATGGTATTAATCTTGCGGTTCCAGAAGGTACACAAGTCAAAGCCGTGGAAGCAGGGTCGATCGTTTATGCTGGAAATGAGCTGAAGGGCTTTGGAAACCTGATCTTAATTCGACATGCAGATGGGTGGGTATCTGCTTATGCCCACAACAAGGATCTTTCTGTCCGGCGTGGTGATATTGTTAAGAGGGGGCAGGTAATTGCCACGACCGGAGCAACTGGCTCGGTAACTCAGCCACAATTGCACTTTGAGTTACGGAAGGATAATCGTCCGGTCGATCCAATGTTGCATCTGCCGCAGTCTTAG
- a CDS encoding protein-L-isoaspartate O-methyltransferase family protein, translating to MMDALVDQYESEETQERTARAGWIMGLRTAGVLDRNVLKALENVPRKLFLNASQQRYLYEDRAFPIDCGQMSTAPSTIGKTAAFLKLGNNHSLLEIGTGSGYQTAVLSCIAGSILSMERYKSLVLLARDRVDACKLSNVKIVQGDGLSQMPSFEDDDTIYDRILLNGAVERVPDFLFGRLSYGGRLIAPIKDEEHMCSLIAYEKEGENLQEEHLGKFRFISLTPGTAVKL from the coding sequence ATGATGGATGCTTTAGTCGATCAGTATGAAAGTGAAGAGACGCAAGAGCGCACTGCTCGTGCAGGGTGGATAATGGGACTTCGTACAGCCGGCGTGCTTGATCGCAATGTGCTAAAAGCTCTGGAAAATGTCCCGCGAAAGCTATTTCTAAATGCCTCCCAGCAAAGGTATCTTTATGAAGACCGCGCCTTTCCTATTGATTGCGGGCAGATGAGTACAGCCCCTTCAACAATCGGGAAAACTGCTGCATTTTTGAAGTTAGGTAACAATCATAGTCTTTTGGAAATTGGAACGGGCTCTGGCTACCAGACAGCGGTACTTTCTTGCATTGCAGGATCGATTTTGAGCATGGAGCGGTACAAGTCCCTTGTTTTGCTCGCACGGGACCGTGTGGACGCCTGTAAGCTTTCTAATGTCAAGATTGTTCAGGGAGATGGTCTTAGCCAAATGCCTTCCTTTGAAGATGATGATACGATTTATGATCGTATTTTGCTCAATGGGGCTGTGGAGCGCGTACCTGATTTTCTATTTGGGCGGCTTTCTTATGGCGGGCGTTTAATCGCACCAATAAAAGATGAGGAGCATATGTGCAGTTTGATTGCCTATGAGAAAGAGGGGGAGAATTTGCAGGAGGAGCACTTGGGTAAATTTCGGTTTATTTCCTTAACTCCGGGCACAGCTGTTAAACTTTAG
- the surE gene encoding 5'/3'-nucleotidase SurE, which yields MRILITNDDGIHAEGIEVLERIARTISDDVWIVAPETDQSGVAHSLTLNDPLRLRKVSEKRYALRGTPTDCVIMGIRSLMDTPPDLVLSGINKGCNIADDVTYSGTVAGAMEGTLLGVRSIALSQHYRWGVDEGPDYSTAEAHGSGVLRELLKFDLPEGVLLNVNFPAVAADMVRGMRVVSQGQRGTDAMYVDSRKDGRGNPYHWLAFTDKPPKADEGTDILALKEGYISVTPLHLNLTAREVISDLESALS from the coding sequence ATGCGTATCCTGATCACGAATGATGATGGCATTCACGCAGAGGGTATTGAAGTTCTTGAGCGTATTGCCCGCACAATCTCTGATGATGTGTGGATTGTTGCTCCGGAAACGGACCAGAGTGGAGTCGCACACTCATTAACTCTCAACGACCCTTTGCGTTTGCGAAAGGTAAGTGAGAAGCGCTATGCCTTGCGCGGAACGCCTACAGATTGCGTGATTATGGGTATTCGCAGCCTAATGGATACACCGCCCGATCTGGTGCTTTCCGGCATCAATAAAGGCTGTAATATTGCAGATGATGTAACCTACTCTGGAACAGTCGCAGGTGCTATGGAAGGGACATTGTTGGGAGTGCGCTCAATTGCGCTTTCCCAGCACTACAGATGGGGCGTAGATGAAGGTCCTGACTACTCTACAGCGGAAGCTCATGGCTCGGGTGTTTTGCGTGAGCTGCTCAAATTTGACTTGCCGGAGGGTGTTTTGCTGAATGTGAACTTTCCAGCGGTTGCAGCTGATATGGTTCGTGGTATGCGCGTGGTGTCGCAAGGCCAGCGTGGAACAGATGCGATGTACGTGGATTCGCGTAAGGATGGCCGTGGAAATCCTTATCATTGGCTAGCGTTTACTGATAAGCCGCCCAAAGCGGATGAAGGGACGGATATTCTCGCTCTCAAGGAGGGGTATATCTCGGTAACACCGCTTCATTTGAATCTAACGGCGCGAGAAGTTATCTCTGACTTGGAAAGCGCACTGAGTTGA
- the serS gene encoding serine--tRNA ligase, translated as MLDIRWIRDNQESFDKALAKRGVEPHAAALVKLDDARRSHVTKLQEAQQRRNSASKEIGKAKASGDEDGAQALMKEVAEIKAFIQNGEEEERRLSAALEEALCVIPNLPLDDVPEGEDENDNVLLHVYGEKPEMAFEPKEHFELGKDLKQMDFEAAAKLSGSRFVVLKDKIARLERALGQFMIDMHTDEHGYTEVSPPLLVRDDAMHGTGQLPKFSEESFKTREGHWLIPTAEVPLTNLVAGEIVEESQLPIRMTGLTYCFRSEAGSAGRDVAGMLRQHQFQKCEMVSITDEDNSLAELERMRECAENVLKKLNLHFRTMTLCAGDMGFGARKTYDIEVWLPGQNSYREISSCSVCGEFQGRRMNARYRIEGEKSLKFVHTLNGSGLAVGRCLIAVLENYQNEDGSITVPEALRSYMGGLEVLK; from the coding sequence ATGCTCGATATCAGATGGATTCGTGACAATCAGGAGAGCTTTGATAAAGCTCTCGCCAAGCGTGGTGTAGAGCCGCATGCAGCGGCTCTTGTAAAGCTGGACGATGCACGTCGCTCTCATGTCACTAAACTTCAAGAAGCTCAGCAACGTCGCAACTCGGCATCCAAGGAAATAGGCAAGGCGAAAGCCAGCGGTGATGAGGACGGGGCGCAAGCGCTGATGAAGGAAGTCGCCGAAATCAAAGCCTTTATCCAAAATGGAGAAGAAGAAGAGCGCCGTTTAAGTGCTGCATTGGAAGAAGCACTGTGCGTTATCCCCAACTTGCCTCTGGATGATGTTCCCGAGGGCGAGGATGAGAATGATAACGTTCTACTTCATGTCTACGGTGAAAAGCCTGAGATGGCATTTGAACCTAAGGAGCACTTCGAACTTGGTAAGGACTTGAAGCAGATGGACTTTGAGGCAGCTGCTAAACTGTCAGGGTCTCGTTTTGTGGTTCTTAAAGACAAAATTGCCCGTCTAGAGCGTGCTCTGGGTCAGTTCATGATTGATATGCACACAGATGAGCATGGGTACACAGAAGTATCTCCTCCATTATTGGTTCGTGATGATGCAATGCATGGAACGGGTCAGCTTCCTAAGTTTTCAGAGGAATCGTTCAAAACACGAGAAGGTCACTGGCTTATTCCAACCGCAGAAGTTCCTCTTACAAACCTTGTCGCAGGTGAAATTGTTGAGGAAAGCCAGCTACCAATCCGTATGACAGGGCTAACATATTGCTTCCGTTCAGAAGCAGGTTCTGCTGGCCGTGATGTGGCTGGAATGCTTCGCCAACACCAGTTCCAGAAATGTGAAATGGTATCCATTACGGATGAGGATAACTCACTTGCTGAGCTTGAACGCATGCGTGAATGCGCTGAAAATGTTCTCAAGAAGTTAAACCTACATTTTAGAACAATGACTTTGTGTGCTGGGGATATGGGATTTGGTGCCCGTAAAACCTATGATATTGAAGTATGGTTGCCCGGGCAAAATAGCTATCGCGAAATTTCTTCTTGTTCAGTTTGTGGCGAGTTCCAGGGGCGCCGAATGAATGCACGTTATAGAATTGAGGGTGAAAAGAGCCTGAAATTCGTGCACACTCTCAACGGGTCAGGTCTTGCTGTTGGGCGTTGCCTCATTGCGGTTTTAGAAAATTATCAGAATGAGGATGGTTCTATTACAGTTCCTGAGGCCCTTCGTTCTTATATGGGTGGACTAGAGGTTCTTAAATAG
- the tatC gene encoding twin-arginine translocase subunit TatC, whose protein sequence is MSDNEIEESRAPLIDHLIELRARLVKSVIALAVCFVVCFIFASDVFNILIWPYERAGGEGKTIELIFTAPQEYFFTQMKLALFGALFISFPVVANQIYMFVAPGLYKHERKAFLPYLVATPILFLMGAALVYFLVMPMAMGFFLSMEQEGGNGQAAIHLLPRVSEYLSLIMVLIFAFGLVFQLPVVLTLLGRAGIVSADALKLKRKYAVVGAFAAAAILTPPDPISQIGLALPTLLLYEVSIYCVRLVEQKRALSEGTEAEEASN, encoded by the coding sequence ATGAGCGATAATGAAATTGAAGAATCCAGAGCTCCGTTAATCGACCATTTAATCGAGTTGCGAGCAAGGCTGGTCAAGTCGGTTATCGCCCTTGCGGTGTGCTTTGTTGTTTGTTTTATCTTTGCTTCGGATGTTTTTAACATCCTTATCTGGCCCTATGAGCGGGCAGGGGGAGAAGGAAAGACAATCGAGCTGATTTTTACTGCGCCACAAGAGTATTTCTTTACGCAAATGAAACTGGCACTGTTTGGGGCATTGTTTATTTCATTTCCAGTGGTCGCCAATCAGATCTATATGTTTGTTGCGCCCGGCCTTTACAAACATGAACGCAAAGCGTTTCTTCCATATTTAGTAGCAACTCCAATTTTGTTTTTGATGGGGGCTGCACTTGTCTATTTTCTCGTAATGCCAATGGCAATGGGATTTTTCCTGTCCATGGAACAAGAGGGAGGCAACGGGCAGGCTGCAATTCACCTTCTACCTCGCGTGAGTGAATATCTCAGCTTGATTATGGTGCTAATTTTTGCCTTTGGGCTGGTATTTCAGTTGCCTGTCGTTCTTACCCTACTCGGTAGGGCGGGCATAGTAAGCGCGGACGCTCTTAAGTTGAAGCGAAAATATGCAGTTGTGGGTGCATTCGCCGCTGCTGCAATTTTAACACCCCCAGACCCAATTTCTCAGATCGGTCTTGCACTTCCCACTTTGCTTCTCTACGAAGTCTCCATCTATTGTGTTCGGCTTGTGGAGCAAAAGCGGGCATTAAGTGAAGGTACAGAGGCTGAGGAAGCTTCAAATTAA
- the tatB gene encoding Sec-independent protein translocase protein TatB: MFDISWTELLLVAVVAIIVVGPKELPGMLRTLGRTISSVRKMAGEFQSTFNEAIKEAEQQVGIDEMRRQADAAQNFDPLGDLKKSLAEEQSGLQKAMDSSDEVSTSSSQSKDQEKPVSLLKEPAKHDSSKQKPSLDKTDLPSSTALKEGTQKSRGVQD, translated from the coding sequence ATGTTTGATATATCTTGGACTGAGCTTCTTTTAGTTGCTGTTGTTGCGATCATTGTGGTCGGGCCAAAGGAGTTGCCAGGAATGCTGCGTACTCTGGGGCGGACTATTAGCAGTGTACGTAAAATGGCCGGAGAGTTTCAATCCACGTTTAATGAGGCAATAAAAGAAGCGGAGCAACAGGTTGGAATCGACGAAATGCGCCGACAAGCTGACGCTGCGCAGAACTTTGACCCTCTTGGAGATTTGAAGAAATCTTTGGCAGAGGAGCAGAGCGGTCTGCAAAAAGCAATGGATAGCTCTGATGAGGTGAGTACAAGTTCTTCTCAGTCCAAAGATCAAGAAAAGCCTGTGTCCCTACTGAAAGAACCGGCCAAACATGACAGTTCTAAGCAAAAGCCTTCATTAGACAAAACCGATTTGCCTAGCAGTACCGCCTTGAAAGAAGGCACCCAGAAGTCTCGCGGAGTTCAAGACTGA
- a CDS encoding twin-arginine translocase TatA/TatE family subunit produces the protein MGSIGIWQIVIIAVVIVLLFGRGKISDLMGDVAKGINSFKKGLKEEPASEGEKKDDDAKVIDHKPADVMSSQKTAEKSEK, from the coding sequence ATGGGTTCAATTGGAATTTGGCAAATCGTTATTATTGCGGTTGTTATAGTTTTACTTTTCGGTCGTGGAAAAATCTCCGATTTGATGGGTGATGTTGCGAAAGGCATCAATAGCTTCAAAAAAGGGTTGAAGGAAGAACCTGCTTCAGAAGGCGAAAAAAAGGATGATGATGCGAAAGTGATCGATCATAAGCCTGCTGATGTTATGTCTTCCCAAAAGACAGCTGAGAAAAGTGAAAAGTAG
- a CDS encoding ABC transporter ATP-binding protein, whose translation MTKKYGQSTPRLKFDNIYHSYGGLSAVEGVSLSVAAGEVLCLLGHSGCGKTTLLRIAAGVVKGKSGAVSINGRVVCDGNISLPPEQRGIGLMFQDYALFPHLSILDNVLFGLSHLERAEAGRVGIDALEKVGLERHIDSFPHNLSGGEQQRVALARAMAPKPHTLLMDEPFSGLDSRLRDNVRHATLSAIRAQGASAIVVTHDPEEALLVGDRIALMRQGRVVQEGAPEAIYFHPRDLFTARFFSPLNEVSAIAHKEYIDCGFWKIPKNDRWQCMVGSVTVCIRPHHLEINTDNPIGKGVIKERRLAGDMDLLTVEMEGTEQALRVRTPKILKYLVGDEVSISINPSDLFVFNQES comes from the coding sequence ATGACAAAAAAATATGGACAAAGCACACCCCGCTTAAAGTTTGACAATATTTACCACTCTTATGGAGGGTTAAGTGCGGTTGAAGGAGTGTCGTTAAGCGTTGCTGCAGGCGAAGTTCTGTGTTTGCTGGGGCACTCCGGGTGTGGCAAGACAACTTTACTACGGATTGCAGCCGGTGTTGTAAAAGGGAAGTCTGGAGCGGTTTCCATTAATGGACGTGTCGTCTGTGATGGCAATATAAGCCTTCCCCCTGAACAGCGCGGGATCGGCTTAATGTTTCAAGACTATGCCTTATTTCCCCATCTATCTATTTTAGACAATGTATTGTTTGGGTTGTCCCACTTGGAACGTGCAGAAGCCGGACGGGTGGGTATCGACGCATTGGAGAAAGTTGGGCTCGAAAGGCATATCGACAGCTTTCCCCATAACTTATCTGGCGGGGAACAACAACGCGTGGCTCTAGCTCGGGCAATGGCTCCTAAGCCGCATACTTTGTTAATGGATGAGCCCTTTTCCGGGTTGGACAGCAGACTACGCGACAATGTGCGCCACGCAACCCTTTCTGCTATTCGGGCTCAAGGTGCCTCTGCTATTGTTGTAACACATGATCCTGAGGAAGCCCTTCTGGTTGGTGATCGCATTGCCTTGATGCGCCAAGGGCGCGTGGTTCAGGAAGGTGCTCCAGAAGCCATTTATTTTCATCCGCGCGATTTGTTTACAGCACGATTCTTCTCTCCACTAAATGAGGTTTCTGCCATAGCGCATAAGGAATATATCGATTGCGGCTTTTGGAAAATTCCTAAAAATGACAGGTGGCAGTGTATGGTTGGCTCCGTAACGGTATGTATCCGCCCGCATCACTTGGAAATTAATACAGATAATCCAATAGGTAAGGGCGTTATTAAGGAACGGCGACTGGCAGGGGATATGGACCTTCTCACAGTAGAAATGGAAGGGACGGAGCAAGCTCTACGAGTGCGTACACCAAAAATTTTAAAATATTTAGTAGGGGACGAAGTGTCAATTAGCATTAATCCCTCCGATCTTTTTGTGTTTAATCAGGAATCTTAA
- the scpB gene encoding SMC-Scp complex subunit ScpB, whose translation MLDLNSEKELVRAVEALLFAASEPLSQAELAERLTIPSKQLKKVLLELQIFYEERGVQLVRMEDHWAFRTADDLSHLMQKNVTEMRRLSRAAMETLAIIAFHQPVTRTEIEDIRGVSTSKGTLDLLLQTGWVKLKGRRKVPGRPVTYGTTLEFLDHFGLESIDDLPGVEEMKGAGLLDHGISTGSRVSFGLDYGALHVNEEEGAL comes from the coding sequence ATGCTAGACCTGAATTCTGAAAAAGAACTTGTTCGTGCTGTTGAAGCTCTACTGTTTGCTGCAAGTGAGCCGTTAAGTCAGGCTGAGCTGGCTGAGCGGTTGACTATCCCCTCTAAGCAACTAAAGAAAGTACTCCTTGAGTTACAGATCTTCTATGAAGAGCGTGGTGTTCAGCTCGTCAGAATGGAAGACCATTGGGCATTTCGTACTGCCGATGACTTAAGTCATCTTATGCAGAAAAACGTGACTGAGATGAGACGTCTTTCTCGAGCAGCAATGGAAACGCTTGCTATAATCGCGTTCCACCAGCCAGTAACGCGTACGGAAATCGAGGATATTAGAGGCGTTTCTACTTCTAAAGGAACGCTTGATCTTTTGCTTCAAACTGGCTGGGTAAAACTTAAAGGAAGACGTAAAGTACCAGGCCGCCCGGTCACTTATGGTACTACGCTTGAATTTCTTGATCATTTCGGGTTAGAGAGCATTGACGATCTTCCAGGAGTGGAGGAAATGAAAGGGGCGGGTTTGCTCGATCACGGCATTTCCACCGGATCCCGCGTTTCCTTTGGGCTGGATTATGGTGCGCTGCATGTAAATGAAGAGGAGGGGGCTTTGTGA